One window of Mesorhizobium sp. WSM4904 genomic DNA carries:
- a CDS encoding ABC transporter permease subunit: MTELAVAVPEPIVGRSLWGNAWARLKRNRAAMFSLYYLAFIAIISVFGPMVVPHEYTTIYGDYVRTPPSLSAYPKPDMIQGALSDAIKRMRVDIKEWHQDGSRVIVTVTSTKPIDDRNIRYLDRSDAFDDTRIESKSPDGLEVTMSSAVKQQYFFFGTDNTGRDLLSRTLMAGRISLAIGLLAGVVAGVIGVIYGATAGFAGGRVDEVMMRVVDVLYSLPFIFFVIMLVVFFGRNFVLMFLAVGAVLWLDMARIVRGQALSIRRQEYVQAAEAMGVGHRGILVRHVIPNLLGPVVIYMTLLVPQVIILESFLSFLGLGVQEPMTSWGVLISVGAKNIGYANWLLLFPAFFLVSTLFALNFVGDGLRDALDPKDR; encoded by the coding sequence ATGACTGAGCTTGCAGTCGCCGTTCCGGAGCCGATCGTCGGCCGCTCGCTCTGGGGCAATGCCTGGGCGCGGCTGAAGCGCAACCGCGCCGCCATGTTCAGCCTCTACTACTTGGCGTTCATCGCCATCATCAGCGTGTTCGGCCCAATGGTCGTGCCGCATGAATACACGACCATCTATGGCGACTATGTCCGCACGCCGCCGAGCCTTTCGGCCTATCCCAAGCCGGACATGATCCAGGGCGCTCTGAGCGATGCGATCAAGCGCATGCGCGTCGACATCAAGGAATGGCATCAGGACGGCAGCCGCGTCATCGTCACCGTCACCTCGACCAAGCCGATCGACGACCGCAACATCCGCTATCTCGACCGCTCCGATGCCTTCGACGACACCAGGATCGAGAGCAAGTCGCCCGACGGCCTTGAAGTCACGATGAGCTCGGCCGTCAAGCAGCAATATTTCTTCTTCGGCACCGACAACACCGGGCGCGACCTGCTCTCGCGCACGTTGATGGCGGGGCGCATTTCGCTGGCCATCGGCCTGCTTGCCGGCGTCGTCGCCGGCGTCATCGGCGTCATTTACGGCGCGACGGCCGGCTTTGCCGGCGGCAGGGTCGACGAGGTGATGATGCGCGTCGTCGACGTGCTTTACTCGTTGCCGTTCATCTTCTTCGTCATCATGCTGGTGGTGTTCTTCGGCCGCAACTTCGTGCTGATGTTCCTGGCGGTCGGAGCGGTGCTGTGGCTCGACATGGCGCGCATCGTGCGCGGCCAGGCGCTGTCGATCCGCAGGCAGGAATATGTCCAGGCGGCCGAAGCGATGGGTGTCGGCCATCGCGGCATCCTCGTGCGCCATGTCATCCCGAATCTGCTCGGACCGGTGGTCATCTACATGACGCTGCTCGTGCCGCAGGTAATCATCCTGGAGAGTTTTCTTTCCTTCCTTGGCCTCGGCGTGCAGGAGCCGATGACCAGCTGGGGCGTGCTGATTTCCGTCGGCGCCAAGAACATCGGCTATGCCAACTGGCTGCTTCTGTTCCCGGCCTTCTTTCTCGTCTCGACGTTGTTTGCGTTGAATTTCGTCGGCGACGGCCTGCGCGACGCGCTCGACCCGAAAGATCGATAG
- a CDS encoding alpha-glucosidase family protein translates to MADGDSEWWRGCVIYQIYPRSFQDTSGDGSGDLKGITSRLAHVASLGVDAVWLSPFFKSPMADMGYDVSDYRDVDPMFGRIEDFDALVAEAHRLGLKLIIDQVISHSSDRHEWFVESRASRDNAKADWYVWADAKPDGSAPNNWQSLFGGPAWEWDATRRQYYMHNFLTAQPDLNFHTPEVQDAVLDTVRFWLERGVDGFRLDTVNYYVHDRWLRDNPPLASSVAGTNGATTTYAFQEHLFDKTRPENLDFLKRFRALLDEYPDRAAVGEVGDEDRSLQTLAAYTSGGDKLQMCYTFDLLGQQFSAAHVRGCVEAFENAVADGWVCWAFSNHDVMRHVSRWTRPGENPDIVAKFSIALLSCLRGSICLYQGEELGLEEAELAYEDLRDPLGIRFWPGVKGRDGCRTPMVWEAGAENGGFSTAKPWLPVPQAHRARAVDVQNGEDGSVLAAYRSILALRKRHPALIAGSIRFLEAEGDVLAFVREHQDERLLCVFNFAGEPASWTLPAEIRDVEITALAVDVAGVLGGVLEEIALALPRVGCFAGRIG, encoded by the coding sequence ATGGCTGATGGCGATTCGGAATGGTGGCGCGGCTGCGTGATCTACCAGATCTATCCGCGCTCCTTCCAGGACACGAGCGGCGACGGCAGCGGCGATCTCAAGGGCATCACGTCACGGCTCGCCCATGTCGCCTCGCTCGGCGTCGATGCCGTCTGGCTCTCGCCCTTCTTCAAGTCGCCGATGGCCGACATGGGCTACGACGTGTCGGACTATCGCGATGTCGATCCGATGTTCGGCCGCATAGAGGATTTCGACGCGCTGGTCGCCGAGGCGCATAGGCTCGGCCTGAAGCTCATCATCGACCAGGTGATCTCGCATTCGTCCGACAGGCACGAATGGTTCGTCGAAAGCCGCGCCAGCCGCGACAATGCCAAGGCCGACTGGTATGTCTGGGCCGATGCCAAGCCGGATGGCAGCGCGCCCAACAACTGGCAATCGCTGTTCGGCGGTCCCGCCTGGGAGTGGGACGCCACCCGCCGGCAGTACTACATGCACAATTTCCTGACCGCGCAGCCGGACCTCAATTTCCATACCCCGGAGGTGCAGGACGCGGTCCTCGACACCGTGCGCTTCTGGCTGGAGCGCGGCGTCGACGGCTTCCGGTTGGATACGGTCAACTACTATGTCCACGACCGTTGGCTCCGCGACAACCCGCCATTGGCGTCAAGCGTCGCCGGCACCAATGGCGCCACCACCACCTACGCCTTTCAGGAGCATCTCTTCGACAAGACGCGGCCAGAGAATCTCGACTTCCTGAAGCGGTTCCGCGCGCTGCTCGACGAGTATCCGGACCGCGCCGCGGTCGGCGAGGTGGGCGACGAGGACCGTTCGCTGCAGACGCTCGCCGCCTACACCTCCGGCGGCGACAAGCTGCAGATGTGCTACACCTTCGACCTGCTCGGTCAGCAATTCTCCGCCGCCCATGTGCGCGGCTGCGTCGAGGCGTTCGAGAATGCCGTTGCAGACGGCTGGGTCTGCTGGGCCTTCTCCAACCACGACGTCATGCGCCATGTCAGCCGCTGGACGCGGCCCGGCGAGAACCCGGACATCGTGGCGAAATTCTCGATCGCGCTGCTTTCTTGCCTGCGCGGCTCGATCTGCCTCTATCAGGGCGAGGAGCTTGGGCTCGAGGAAGCCGAGCTTGCCTATGAGGATCTGCGCGATCCGCTGGGCATCCGCTTCTGGCCGGGCGTGAAGGGCAGGGACGGCTGCCGCACGCCGATGGTCTGGGAAGCCGGCGCTGAAAATGGCGGCTTCTCCACGGCAAAGCCCTGGCTGCCGGTGCCGCAGGCGCATCGCGCCCGGGCAGTCGATGTACAAAACGGCGAAGACGGTTCGGTGCTTGCCGCCTATCGCTCGATCCTGGCCCTGCGCAAGCGTCATCCGGCGCTGATTGCCGGCTCGATCCGTTTTCTCGAAGCCGAGGGCGATGTGCTGGCCTTTGTCCGCGAGCATCAAGACGAGAGGTTGTTATGCGTCTTCAACTTCGCCGGTGAACCGGCGAGCTGGACGCTGCCGGCCGAGATCAGGGATGTCGAGATAACGGCTCTTGCCGTTGACGTCGCCGGCGTCCTTGGCGGTGTTCTCGAAGAGATTGCGCTGGCGCTGCCGCGTGTGGGTTGCTTCGCCGGGAGAATTGGCTGA
- a CDS encoding alpha/beta hydrolase: protein MPDITTLNRAILLLAAAAAALALHNGLRSRRALRGRRFGRFVEVGGARLHVIEDGLGAPLLLLHGNGASAEDFTTSGIFGKAAASYRVVAFDRPGFGGSSRPIGRVWSATAQADLIDAAAAKLGIGRYLVLGHSWGATVALEMARRHPGTVAGVVLVSGYHYPPPRYELALSALPAMALIGTAFRHTLLPPLVRLGWAWSMRKIFGPAAISATFAAAMKELASRPSQLRSIAAESYLMWVAALVARPRYDDIPTPVGIIAGAGDKLFDAPAEALRLHAELPNSLVDIVPDAGHMVHQTAPQVVLAMIDKIAALSSTGDAELSDR from the coding sequence ATGCCTGACATCACGACGCTGAACCGTGCAATCCTGCTCCTAGCCGCAGCAGCGGCAGCGCTTGCCCTCCATAATGGGTTGCGGTCACGGCGGGCTTTGCGCGGGCGCCGTTTCGGCCGCTTCGTGGAAGTGGGGGGAGCGCGGCTGCACGTCATCGAGGACGGCCTGGGCGCGCCGCTTCTGCTGCTGCACGGCAATGGCGCTTCGGCCGAAGACTTCACGACGAGCGGCATCTTCGGCAAGGCGGCCGCCAGCTATCGTGTTGTGGCATTCGACAGACCAGGCTTCGGCGGGAGCTCGCGCCCGATCGGCAGGGTCTGGTCGGCCACCGCGCAGGCCGATCTGATCGATGCCGCCGCGGCGAAACTCGGGATCGGGCGCTATCTGGTTCTTGGCCACTCATGGGGCGCCACGGTGGCGCTCGAGATGGCGCGCCGGCATCCGGGAACGGTTGCCGGTGTCGTGCTTGTCTCGGGCTACCATTATCCGCCGCCGAGATACGAACTCGCCCTTTCGGCGCTGCCGGCCATGGCTTTGATCGGAACGGCGTTCCGCCACACCCTGCTACCGCCGCTGGTCAGGCTTGGCTGGGCTTGGTCGATGCGGAAGATATTTGGCCCGGCCGCGATCTCGGCGACATTCGCGGCCGCGATGAAGGAGTTGGCGAGCCGTCCGTCGCAGCTGCGATCCATCGCGGCGGAATCGTATCTGATGTGGGTCGCGGCGCTGGTCGCGAGACCCCGCTACGACGACATTCCCACCCCCGTCGGCATCATCGCTGGCGCTGGGGACAAGCTTTTCGACGCGCCGGCCGAGGCGTTACGCCTGCACGCCGAGCTTCCGAACTCGCTGGTCGATATCGTTCCCGATGCCGGTCATATGGTGCATCAGACGGCACCGCAGGTGGTGCTTGCCATGATCGACAAGATCGCTGCGCTGTCGTCCACCGGTGATGCCGAACTGAGCGACCGCTAG
- a CDS encoding peptide ABC transporter substrate-binding protein gives MLKNLLKATVFATTMALATGTFYTPAFAETVYNRGAAAEAETVDPHKTSTTYEADIIRDLFQGLVMHDQKTNLIPGAAESWTVSDDGTVYTFKLRKDGLWSDGSPVTADDFVYSFHRLEDPATAAEYASMLYPVKGAEDFNTKKGKAEDMGVKAIDANTLEVTLKAPTPYFLEMLTHQATYPVNKASMDKLGADWIKPGKLVSNGAYTLAEWVPNDHMKLVKNPKFWDAASVKLDVVNYIPTEDRSSAMKRFEAGELDSYGDLPTEQLADLKTKFGDQVRVGPYLGTYYFAIKTDKAPWDNVELRNAISMAIDRDFLAEKVWQNSMLPGYSMVPPGIEGYTPALAKYADMPQIDREDEAKKILEKLGYTPEHPLKMEIRYNTSENHKNTAVAIQEQLKPLGVEVTLLNTDTKTHYAFLEQKGNYDVARAAWIADYKDPETFLGISRKASGNNYSNYNSPAYEAAMDKAAAAGGKPEERMKELAAAERILVDDVGEIPLLYYSYHDIVSSKVHGFDDNVMDIHPSRFISKD, from the coding sequence ATGCTGAAAAATCTGCTGAAGGCGACCGTGTTCGCCACCACCATGGCCTTGGCGACCGGGACCTTCTACACGCCAGCCTTCGCCGAAACCGTCTACAACCGCGGCGCCGCCGCGGAGGCGGAGACGGTCGATCCGCACAAGACGTCGACGACCTACGAGGCCGATATCATACGCGACCTGTTCCAGGGCCTCGTGATGCATGACCAGAAGACGAACCTCATTCCGGGCGCCGCCGAAAGCTGGACGGTGTCCGACGACGGCACCGTCTACACCTTCAAGCTGCGCAAGGACGGCCTCTGGTCGGACGGCAGCCCGGTGACGGCGGACGACTTCGTCTATTCGTTCCATCGGCTGGAAGATCCCGCCACCGCTGCGGAATACGCCTCGATGCTCTATCCGGTGAAGGGCGCCGAGGACTTCAACACCAAGAAAGGCAAGGCCGAGGACATGGGCGTGAAGGCGATCGACGCCAACACGCTTGAAGTCACGCTGAAGGCTCCGACGCCCTACTTCCTGGAGATGCTGACCCACCAGGCGACCTATCCGGTCAACAAGGCTTCCATGGACAAGCTCGGCGCCGACTGGATCAAGCCGGGCAAGCTGGTCTCGAACGGCGCCTACACGCTGGCGGAGTGGGTTCCCAACGACCATATGAAATTGGTCAAGAACCCTAAGTTCTGGGACGCCGCGAGCGTCAAGCTCGACGTGGTCAACTACATCCCGACCGAGGATCGCTCGTCGGCGATGAAGCGCTTCGAGGCCGGCGAGCTCGACAGCTATGGCGACCTGCCGACCGAACAGCTCGCCGATCTCAAAACCAAATTCGGCGACCAGGTCCGTGTGGGGCCATATCTCGGCACCTATTATTTTGCGATCAAGACCGACAAGGCGCCGTGGGACAATGTCGAGCTGCGCAACGCCATCTCGATGGCGATCGACCGCGACTTCCTCGCCGAGAAGGTCTGGCAGAACTCGATGTTGCCCGGCTATTCGATGGTGCCTCCGGGCATCGAAGGCTACACGCCGGCACTGGCCAAATACGCCGACATGCCGCAGATCGACCGCGAGGACGAGGCCAAGAAGATCCTGGAGAAGCTCGGCTATACGCCCGAGCATCCGCTGAAGATGGAGATCCGCTACAACACCTCGGAGAACCATAAGAACACGGCGGTCGCCATCCAGGAACAGCTGAAGCCGCTCGGCGTCGAGGTGACGCTGCTCAACACCGACACCAAGACCCACTATGCCTTCCTCGAGCAGAAGGGCAACTACGACGTCGCCCGCGCCGCCTGGATCGCCGACTACAAGGATCCCGAGACCTTCCTCGGCATCTCGCGCAAGGCCAGCGGCAACAACTACTCGAACTACAACAGCCCGGCCTATGAGGCTGCCATGGACAAGGCGGCCGCCGCCGGCGGCAAGCCCGAGGAGCGCATGAAGGAGCTTGCCGCAGCCGAGCGCATCCTCGTCGACGACGTCGGCGAGATCCCGCTTCTCTACTACAGCTACCACGACATCGTTTCCTCGAAGGTGCATGGCTTCGACGACAATGTGATGGACATTCATCCGTCCCGCTTCATCTCCAAGGACTGA
- a CDS encoding ABC transporter ATP-binding protein, producing MASETILSVKDLRVRFQTLDGTVEAVKGINISVNAGETVAVVGESGSGKSQTMMAAMSLLSSNGEATGQVDYRGRNLLEMTKSELNKVRGRKISMIFQEPMTSLDPLYTIGNQLIEPIRRHRGLNAQAAREEALKLLRLVHIPDPERRMKSYPHEMSGGQRQRVMIAMALANDPDILIADEPTTALDVTIQAQILMLLAELQRKLGMAIVFITHDLGIVRRFADRVYVMRQGEVVEEGDAQALFANPQHAYTKMLLAAEPTGTKAAPPANSPVLLEGRNVEVVFKIGGGFLGGEPLMLRAVDKISVRLKRNQTIGIVGESGSGKSTLGRALLRLLPSDGVIRFGDRDISEADRQAMRPLRRELQLVFQDPFGSLSPRMTVGQVITEGLLVHEPSLTGKQRDHRAVEALREVGLDPNARNRYPHEFSGGQRQRIAIARAMILKPKVVVLDEPTSALDRSVQKQIVELLRKLQADHELSYLFISHDLAVVRAMADYIIVMKQGKIVEEGPTEEIFGNPREAYTRTLMNAAIDTARFRISA from the coding sequence ATGGCTTCCGAAACGATCCTCAGCGTCAAGGACCTGCGCGTCCGCTTCCAGACCCTCGACGGCACAGTCGAGGCGGTCAAGGGCATCAACATCAGCGTCAATGCCGGCGAGACCGTCGCCGTGGTCGGCGAATCCGGCTCCGGCAAGAGCCAGACGATGATGGCGGCGATGAGCCTGCTTTCCTCCAATGGCGAGGCGACCGGCCAGGTCGACTATCGCGGCCGCAATCTTCTGGAGATGACCAAGAGCGAGCTCAACAAGGTGCGTGGGCGCAAGATCAGCATGATCTTTCAGGAGCCGATGACCTCGCTCGATCCGCTCTACACGATCGGCAACCAGCTCATCGAGCCGATCCGCCGGCACCGCGGCCTCAACGCGCAGGCGGCGCGCGAGGAAGCGCTGAAGCTCCTGAGGCTGGTGCACATTCCCGATCCCGAACGGCGGATGAAATCCTATCCGCACGAAATGTCGGGCGGCCAGCGCCAGCGCGTCATGATCGCCATGGCCTTGGCCAACGATCCCGACATTCTGATCGCCGACGAGCCGACGACGGCGCTCGACGTCACCATCCAGGCGCAGATCCTGATGCTGCTTGCAGAGCTGCAGCGCAAGCTCGGCATGGCGATCGTCTTCATCACCCACGATCTCGGCATCGTGCGGCGCTTCGCCGACCGCGTCTATGTCATGCGCCAGGGCGAGGTGGTGGAGGAGGGCGATGCGCAAGCGCTCTTCGCCAATCCGCAGCACGCCTATACCAAGATGCTGCTCGCGGCCGAGCCGACCGGCACCAAGGCGGCGCCGCCAGCCAATTCGCCGGTGCTGCTCGAAGGCCGCAATGTCGAAGTCGTCTTCAAGATCGGCGGCGGCTTCCTCGGCGGCGAGCCTCTGATGCTGCGCGCGGTGGACAAGATCTCGGTGCGGCTGAAGCGAAACCAGACCATCGGCATCGTCGGCGAGTCCGGCTCCGGCAAGTCGACGCTCGGCCGCGCGCTGCTGAGGCTTTTGCCCAGCGACGGCGTCATCCGCTTCGGCGACCGCGACATCTCCGAGGCGGATCGCCAGGCGATGCGGCCGCTCAGGCGCGAATTGCAGCTCGTCTTCCAGGATCCGTTCGGTTCGCTGTCGCCACGCATGACGGTCGGCCAGGTCATCACCGAGGGACTTTTGGTGCACGAGCCGTCGCTGACCGGCAAGCAGCGCGACCATCGCGCCGTTGAGGCGCTGCGCGAGGTCGGCCTCGATCCCAATGCGCGCAACCGCTACCCGCATGAGTTCTCCGGCGGCCAGCGCCAGCGCATCGCGATTGCCCGCGCCATGATCCTGAAGCCGAAAGTGGTGGTGCTGGACGAGCCGACATCGGCGCTCGACCGCTCGGTGCAGAAGCAGATCGTCGAGCTGCTGCGCAAGCTGCAGGCCGACCACGAGCTGTCCTATCTCTTCATCAGCCACGACCTGGCGGTGGTGCGCGCCATGGCCGACTACATCATCGTCATGAAGCAGGGAAAGATTGTCGAGGAGGGGCCGACGGAGGAAATCTTCGGCAATCCGCGCGAGGCCTACACCCGGACGCTGATGAACGCGGCGATCGATACCGCGCGGTTTAGGATCAGCGCCTGA
- a CDS encoding ABC transporter permease subunit, with the protein MLRYVFRRLLTAIPTLFVIVTVAFFLIRVAPGGPFNQERGLSPEIRANLEAQFGLDDPLWLQYVHYLGNLLRGSFGPSYNLPDFTVTELFAKGLPISVQIGTSALVLALLLGSILGTIAALNQNKIADYSVIALATAGSTIPTFVTAPVIQLVFGLSWKLLPIGGWGDGALINKVGPVLTLALPQIAIVARLMRGSMIESLRSHHIRTARALGLSDWSVVVKHALRGAVLPIVSFTGPAAAALLTGSIIVETIFSIPGVGRYFVDAALNRDYTLVMGTVVVIALFTIVFNLIVDLLYAVVDPRVRYD; encoded by the coding sequence ATGCTGCGTTATGTCTTCCGGCGGCTTTTGACCGCCATCCCGACGCTATTCGTCATCGTGACGGTGGCGTTCTTCCTGATCCGCGTCGCGCCAGGCGGCCCGTTCAACCAGGAGCGGGGCCTGAGCCCCGAGATCAGGGCCAATCTCGAAGCCCAGTTCGGCCTCGACGATCCGCTCTGGCTGCAATATGTCCACTATCTCGGCAATCTTCTGCGCGGCAGTTTCGGCCCGAGCTACAACCTGCCGGATTTCACCGTCACCGAGCTCTTCGCCAAGGGCCTGCCGATCTCGGTGCAGATCGGTACCTCGGCGCTGGTGCTGGCGCTGCTGTTGGGCTCGATCCTCGGCACGATCGCGGCGCTCAACCAGAATAAGATAGCCGACTATTCGGTGATCGCTTTGGCTACCGCCGGCAGCACCATCCCCACCTTCGTCACCGCGCCGGTGATCCAGCTCGTCTTCGGGCTTTCCTGGAAGCTGTTGCCGATCGGCGGCTGGGGTGACGGCGCCCTGATCAACAAGGTCGGGCCGGTGCTGACGCTCGCCTTGCCGCAGATCGCCATCGTCGCCCGCCTGATGCGCGGCTCGATGATCGAGAGCCTGCGCTCGCACCATATCCGCACCGCCCGCGCGCTCGGCCTCTCCGACTGGTCGGTGGTGGTCAAGCACGCATTGCGCGGCGCCGTCCTGCCGATCGTCTCCTTCACCGGCCCGGCGGCGGCGGCGCTGCTTACCGGCTCGATCATCGTCGAGACCATTTTCTCCATCCCGGGAGTCGGCCGCTACTTCGTCGATGCCGCGCTCAACCGCGACTACACGCTGGTCATGGGAACCGTGGTGGTGATCGCGCTCTTCACAATCGTCTTCAACCTGATCGTCGATCTCCTCTACGCGGTCGTTGATCCGAGGGTGCGCTATGACTGA
- a CDS encoding pilus assembly protein TadG-related protein has protein sequence MMRNSGGGLMDAARRLIADRRANFAVMTALCTPVALALTAFAVDEGSLYNERRAAQSIVDLAAITAAAHINNAQQAVLTTLKDNGITSVAVQQQGANVAPTGSKAVVQVVPGRYSGVSSIAAGSRFEAGKLPYNAVQVSLKKQGTLYFAASMMAPPVIGTTATASAQPEAAFSVGSRLASVNGGILNALLGALLGGNISLSVMDYNSLISADVDVLSFTDALATQLHLTGVTYSDVLASKATVGQIATAMANVPGLDRTAKLALQTMASSATNTVKIPLSQLIDLGSVGSLGLGEKPAGLSVDASAMSMLTAAAALANGTNQIAVSLGATIPGLTSTTLQIAIGEPMQNSPWLAVGELGTVVRTAQTRIKLNASVTVGTPNLGGGIKLLAVNLPLNVEVAYAEAKLTDISCPTGPSSIKVSIAAQPGVVSAHLADGSASGFADFTRPQSFSDADIADVKAKLLLINLNLLQIKGSSAFSVTNMTPTTLTFSATDIANKAIKTVSTKNLTQSLTTSLVNNLSLSVNALGLGIDVTSLLGTVKPAVTTLLNGVTAPVDDLVYTVLAALGVHVGEADVRVTGAVCGRSVLVQ, from the coding sequence ATGATGCGCAATTCGGGCGGGGGCCTGATGGACGCGGCGCGACGGCTGATCGCCGACCGGCGCGCCAACTTCGCGGTCATGACGGCGCTCTGCACGCCGGTCGCGCTGGCGCTGACCGCATTCGCGGTCGACGAGGGCTCACTCTACAATGAACGCCGCGCCGCGCAGTCGATCGTCGACCTCGCTGCGATCACCGCCGCCGCCCACATCAACAATGCCCAGCAAGCGGTGCTGACGACGCTGAAGGACAACGGGATCACGTCGGTCGCCGTGCAGCAACAGGGCGCCAACGTCGCGCCGACCGGCAGCAAGGCGGTCGTGCAGGTCGTGCCCGGGCGCTATTCCGGGGTCAGCTCCATAGCGGCCGGCAGCCGCTTCGAGGCCGGCAAGCTGCCCTACAATGCCGTACAGGTGTCGCTGAAGAAGCAGGGCACGCTCTATTTCGCCGCCTCGATGATGGCGCCGCCGGTGATCGGCACGACGGCCACCGCCAGCGCCCAGCCCGAAGCGGCGTTCTCGGTCGGGTCGCGCCTCGCCAGCGTCAACGGCGGCATTCTCAACGCGCTGCTCGGCGCCCTTCTCGGCGGCAACATCTCGCTCAGCGTGATGGACTACAATTCGCTGATCTCGGCCGATGTCGACGTTCTTTCCTTCACCGACGCCTTGGCGACGCAATTGCATCTGACCGGCGTGACCTACTCGGACGTGCTCGCCTCGAAGGCGACCGTCGGGCAGATCGCCACGGCCATGGCTAACGTGCCCGGGCTCGACCGGACGGCCAAGCTTGCGCTGCAGACCATGGCCTCAAGCGCCACCAATACGGTCAAGATCCCGCTCAGCCAGCTCATCGACCTCGGCTCGGTGGGCAGCCTCGGTCTTGGCGAGAAGCCCGCCGGGCTTTCGGTCGACGCAAGCGCCATGAGCATGCTGACCGCGGCCGCGGCATTAGCCAACGGCACGAACCAGATTGCCGTCAGTCTCGGCGCCACCATACCAGGGCTGACATCGACGACGCTCCAGATCGCCATCGGCGAGCCGATGCAGAACTCGCCCTGGCTGGCGGTGGGAGAACTGGGCACCGTGGTGCGCACGGCGCAGACCCGCATCAAACTAAACGCCAGCGTCACGGTCGGCACACCGAACCTTGGCGGCGGCATCAAGCTGCTCGCCGTCAACCTGCCGCTCAATGTCGAGGTCGCCTATGCCGAAGCCAAGCTGACCGACATCAGCTGCCCGACCGGCCCATCCAGCATCAAGGTTTCCATTGCCGCGCAGCCCGGCGTCGTCTCGGCGCATCTCGCCGACGGCAGCGCCAGCGGCTTTGCCGATTTCACCAGGCCGCAATCCTTCAGCGACGCCGATATCGCCGATGTCAAGGCCAAGCTGCTGCTGATCAACCTCAACCTTTTGCAGATCAAGGGATCTTCGGCCTTCTCGGTCACCAACATGACGCCTACGACCCTCACCTTCAGCGCCACCGATATCGCCAACAAGGCAATCAAAACGGTGTCGACGAAGAATCTCACGCAGTCGCTCACTACCTCGCTGGTGAACAACCTGTCGCTGTCGGTCAATGCGCTCGGCCTCGGCATCGACGTGACTTCGCTGCTCGGCACGGTGAAACCGGCGGTGACAACGCTGCTCAACGGCGTGACCGCGCCGGTCGACGATCTCGTCTACACCGTGCTTGCGGCGCTTGGCGTGCATGTCGGCGAGGCCGATGTGCGCGTCACCGGCGCGGTCTGCGGACGCTCGGTGCTGGTGCAGTAG
- a CDS encoding TadE/TadG family type IV pilus assembly protein — MSRASLKQRNLKLKHSVQLGAPFGCSSRFLFLQARFGILRTMLKNRKFLAPWSCFRADAAGTSAVEFAMLAPIFILLLLGMVAYGIYFGASHSVQQIAADAARTAIAGLNQTERQALVTDFIAHDVAGYPFVDPNKLTVDARDSVVDGSQFVVSVSYDARNLPIWNLFHDLPLPGTTIQRQSTIRVGGI; from the coding sequence GTGAGCCGCGCCTCGCTAAAACAGCGAAATCTAAAGCTTAAGCATTCCGTTCAACTTGGTGCACCTTTCGGTTGTTCCAGCCGTTTTCTGTTTTTGCAGGCACGCTTTGGCATTCTCCGGACCATGCTGAAGAACCGAAAATTCCTTGCTCCTTGGTCTTGTTTCCGGGCTGACGCCGCTGGCACGTCGGCGGTCGAATTCGCCATGCTGGCGCCGATCTTCATCCTGCTTTTGCTCGGAATGGTTGCATACGGAATCTATTTCGGCGCCAGCCATTCGGTCCAGCAAATCGCCGCCGACGCGGCACGAACGGCGATTGCCGGCCTCAACCAGACGGAGCGACAGGCGCTGGTCACAGATTTCATCGCCCACGACGTCGCAGGTTATCCCTTTGTCGACCCGAACAAGCTGACGGTCGACGCCAGGGACAGCGTCGTCGACGGCAGCCAGTTCGTCGTCTCGGTCAGCTATGACGCGCGCAACCTGCCGATCTGGAACCTGTTCCATGACCTGCCGCTGCCGGGCACCACGATCCAGCGTCAATCGACGATCCGGGTCGGAGGCATATGA